A region of the Coleofasciculus sp. FACHB-T130 genome:
ACTCCATCTGGCAGCATTAATCAAGCGCCCTATGGAGATACTGGTCCTGCTGACAAGACTGGCTTGACGATTGCTGCTTCTGGAGTACCGCGTCTGCGTTTGGTGAAGCGAATTACCAATGCAACGAGAAATAGTATTCCGATTAGCGGGATTAATTTCAGCAGCTTTGGAAATGACCCCAATGACGCAAATGATGATGCTTCGGGCTTTTCTCAACTATCTCCCATTGGAGTTATCAAAATACCATCAGAGAATTCTTTGACTAGCGGCGATGAAGTTGAATACACCATCTACTTCTTATCTGATGGTGGTAGCCCAATTAATAACGTCAGATTCTGTGACGCAATTCCATTAGGGACTACATTTATCACCAATAGTTTTGGTTCAGGTAGCGGGATGTCGCTGAATCGCGCAGGAACGGTTACTAACCCAACGAATGCTTCAGATACAGACGCTGGGGCATTCTTATCACCTTTGGTCCCATTACCGACGGGAAATGCTTGCTCTAACCAAACCAATCCGGATGGGTCGGTTATTGTAAATTTGGGTGATGTTTCTAATGTTGCTGGTAGTAACTTTGGTTTTGTCCGTTTCCGCGTCAAAATCAATTAATGGGCTGTGGGTAATCGGTCATCGGAATGAACAATTACCAATTACCCATTTTCCAATTCCCAACACCTTGATTTGTGTACCGATATCTGATTTTTTACAAGCCTTATGGCGTCTTAACTCAGTTTACGGACAACACTCCAACTGAGCAGAAACGCAGCACGCTGAAAGATTACATTCCCGTTCCCTCGGTTTATCCAGTCGGTCGTTTGGATTGGGATAGTGAAGGATTGTTGCTGTTGACGAATGACGGGCAAATGCAGCATCGCTTGAGCAATCCTCGATTTGGGCATCCCCGGACTTACTGGGTGCAGGTGGAACGTATTCCGGATGAAGAGGCGCTGAGACATTTGCGCGAAGGTGTGGTTATTCAAGATTACCGGACGCGAAAGGCATTGGTGCAGTTGTTACCCGATGAACCACAACTACCGCCTCGCGATCCACCGATTCGCTTTCGCAAGAATGTGCCGACAGCATGGGTGGAAATGACTTTGACGGAGGGACGGAACCGGCAAGTACGACGGATGACGGCGGCGGTAGGGTTTCCGACGCTGCGGCTGGTGCGAGTTGCGATCGCTCACTTGTCTCTTGTGGGTCTAGAACCCGGACAGTGGCGCGATCTAACTTCAATTGAGTTAGAACTATTAAAGAAGCTGTGTCAAACTGATGCTAGCCGCATTCAGTAGTGATGAGTTGCGATCGCTATCCACTGAGCGATCGCGTAATGTAGACGTAGCACGAATCATTGAGGGTGCAAGACGTGCGTATGGCATCCCCGTCTGCTAACGCTGACCTTAAGACTTCTACCCGTTGAAGTTGGAAGCTTCGATTGTGACGTGGCAAACTAGATCGCAGTTACTTTGTCTCCCTTAAGTTAAAACACCACACGGGAATCGAGGAAGTTCCGCCATGCTTGTCTGTCCCCAGTGTCAGTTTGAAAATCCAAATACCAACAAGTTTTGTCAAAAATGTGGAACTTCCCTAACCCACAAAGTTTGCCCTGAATGCACAACTCAAGTGCCATTTAATCTCGTAGAGTGTCCCAAATGTGGTGCCACGACGGGAACGGTGTGGTGGGCAATTCTCTCGAAAGATTTAAACTCGCAAGTCGCCGCAGCCGCCACTCCCATGCTTGGGCAGGAAGCGGCAACATCTGATTCTCGCGAAAATATGGAAGTTGCAGAGAGCGCCCCGACTGCTGAAACAACACCGCCGTCACCGGCTGCGGCTTCAGACGCAGCTACAATGCCAGCAGACCTTACAGTTGAAGTTGACCTGGACGGGGCAACTGTACCCTTGCCAAACGCTTCAGGGGCCGGGGAGTTGCAGGCAACCTCTTCACTAGAGGAAAACACTTTATTCGCAAATTCTTCAGCTTCTACAATGTCACCCTCCGCATCTGTTTCATCAACAGATGCTCAGACTCCAATGGCGGAGAACGAATTAACCGCCTCAAGTTCGGCTGCGGACACTTCCACACAGACAACCCCTGAAAATAGCAGTAGCGGGGAGACTCAATTAACGCCACAGGTTGTATATTTAGACCCTCAACAGCGTTATCAATTGCTAGACTCCCTACCGACCAATTCGGACAGCGCTGAGGTGATGGTGAGAGTTTTGGA
Encoded here:
- a CDS encoding pseudouridine synthase; the encoded protein is MYRYLIFYKPYGVLTQFTDNTPTEQKRSTLKDYIPVPSVYPVGRLDWDSEGLLLLTNDGQMQHRLSNPRFGHPRTYWVQVERIPDEEALRHLREGVVIQDYRTRKALVQLLPDEPQLPPRDPPIRFRKNVPTAWVEMTLTEGRNRQVRRMTAAVGFPTLRLVRVAIAHLSLVGLEPGQWRDLTSIELELLKKLCQTDASRIQ